In Mercurialis annua linkage group LG6, ddMerAnnu1.2, whole genome shotgun sequence, the following are encoded in one genomic region:
- the LOC126686948 gene encoding nuclear transport factor 2: MENQAEESTPTGRPSAKVVAQAFVEHYYNMLSKSPESVHRFYQNSSTISRLGPDGVMQDVTTLDGIDKMILSVDYKSYVVEILTLDAQLSFGDGVIVMVTGFFTEKDNIPRKFSQVFFLEPQAQGHSYFVLNDLFRYVGVEEAASTKTYDADDAAITAPVTPDPEPTLVSDHTVPDTTTTPLEEETVQAKESIYPLENGNISTLDEEAVSSHSVGTDGDQVPVDIQESDDLPVSDVAASTVQEDTPKKSYASVANALNYKKQPFQQRALPTKPVKRYQAPAVAPVAPEVSAPPATDKLVEKSNNIVKGHSIFVANLPMSATVQQLKETFEKFGPIKPNGVQVRSYKIEKNCFGFVEFESANSMQSALEVSSIDIGGRLAHIEEKKANNEGGKFPPRKTGFRGDNFRNRGNGGGRGGHGRNEFDNQGGLSGQSRGTPRRNGEANQKVYQNGGGRASRQGQGEGQAQVEGGKN, encoded by the exons ATGGAAAACCAGGCAGAAGAATCTACTCCCACTGGACGACCCTCTGCAAAAGTGGTGGCGCAAGCCTTTGTGGAGCACTACTACAATATGCTCTCTAAATCTCCAGAGAGTGTTCATAGATTTTACCAGAATTCAAGTACAATTAGCAGGCTAGGACCTGATGGTGTTATGCAAGACGTGACAACTTTAGAC GGCATTGATAAAATGATCCTTTCTGTTGATTATAAAAGTTATGTGGTTGAGATTTTGACGCTTGATGCTCAACTGTCTTTTGGGGATGGAGTTATTGTTATGGTGACTGGATTCTTCACCGAAAAGGACAACATCCCTAGAAAATTCTCACAAGTATTCTTTTTGGAACCACAAGCGCAAGGCCATTCATACTTTGTATTGAATGACCTCTTTAGGTATGTTGGTGTAGAGGAAGCAGCATCCACCAAAACTTATGATGCTGATGACGCAGCGATAACTGCTCCTGTGACACCTGATCCTG AGCCAACTCTGGTTTCGGATCACACTGTGCCTGATACGACAACCACCCCTTTGGAGGAGGAAACTGTTCAAGCTAAGGAGTCCATTTATCCTTTGGAAAATGGAAATATTTCTACTCTTGATGAAGAAGCTGTTTCTAGTCATTCTGTTGGTACAGATGGTGACCAAGTTCCAGTTGATATTCAAGAAAGCGATGATCTCCCAGTTTCTGATGTGGCTGCTTCTACTGTCCAGGAGGACACTCCTAAGAAGTCTTACGCATCAGTA GCAAAtgctttgaattataaaaagCAGCCATTCCAACAAAGGGCTTTACCTACCAAACCTGTCAAACGGTATCAAGCACCTGCAGTTGCACCTGTGGCACCTGAAGTTTCAGCTCCCCCAGCTACTGACAAACTTGTGGAGAAGAGCAACAATATAG TTAAGGGCCACTCCATATTTGTTGCCAATTTGCCCATGAGTGCAACTGTACAACAGCTGAAAGAGACCTTTGAGAAATTTGGGCCTATTAAACCTAATGGCGTTCAAGTCAGAAGTTATAAG ATAGAAAAGAACTGTTTCGGCTTTGTGGAATTTGAATCTGCAAACTCTATGCAGAGTGCCCTTGAG GTTTCTTCTATTGATATTGGTGGAAGACTAGCTCATATAGAGGAAAAGAAAG CTAATAACGAGGGCGGTAAATTTCCACCTAGAAAGACTGGTTTCCGCGGGGACAATTTTAGGAATCGTGGAAACGGCGGAGGCCGTGGGGGCCATGGAAGAAATGAGTTTGACAATCAGGGTGGGTTATCGGGTCAATCTCGTGGTACTCCCAGACGCAATGGAGAAGCTAACCAGAAAGTGTATCAGAATGGAGGCGGAAGAGCTTCCCGACAAGGACAAGGCGAAGGTCAAGCCCAAGTGGAAGGTGGGAAGAACTAG